In a genomic window of Phoenix dactylifera cultivar Barhee BC4 unplaced genomic scaffold, palm_55x_up_171113_PBpolish2nd_filt_p 000371F, whole genome shotgun sequence:
- the LOC113461489 gene encoding putative disease resistance protein RGA3 — protein MAMILDAFVSRLCSMLLTYAKEEAVKILGVPDEIKKLRKRLERIQDVLNDAENRRLENNQAINRWLNELRDLMYEADDIIDECQIEGEKLRSLNSSSSRRAESVRCCYPPIACFHKVGFRHEIGNRIRNLNRELEQLAKDKDDLHLTPARREDRYKSRISRKTSSIVEPDLVGEKIEDDTRRLADLLIKEDNKKIQVFAIVGMGGIGKTTLAQKIYNDKRLRDNFNPKSRIWLCVSPDFSESDLLRSIIKQAGGDPAEAKEKEVLEPMLSQVIKNKFFLVLDDVWDAQVWDDLLRKPLQSGLADSRILITTRNINIARQMGARQIHRVEKLSQEDGWSLICRMVFKECEEGDKHVLSDVGMRIVEKCDGLPLALRTVGGVLRTKEKRHSEWDKVLSSPAWSFTKLPKEEMGPLYLSYLDLPPLLKQCFTCPSLFPEGYLIPQDLFVSCCIAEGFVTSEDNTPLEDVAEGCWKELVQRNLLQPDPAYYDQSVCRMHDLLRSLAQLITGDECFVGDAQAIENKITSSSSSLASIKLRRLSIVDEKLETIPDFIMEQTSLRNLSFFHTPLICDLPENLFKKLRSLRVLNLRETAINNLPTFLGDLVHLRSLDLSDTNIREIPESIRNLRNLQFLALENCKYLHNLPRGVVGLINLRILDVTGAPLEGLPVGIGRLKQLRSLWGFVANGYEGCTLEELKSLSQLRFISMVKLERVSDKDEAGAAALKAKPHLTVLFLHCTLPSSSSNVQQSRANDYEEEDIKRIGEVFEELCPPPCLEQLTINGYFGREFPSWMMTPSSSSLRNLRWMDLKNCAICQQLPPLGMLPQLDYLWIEGASEVTSIGPEFLLLADSCFSSYFPKLEALGFKNMTNWEEWWWRLEEEDNQTTSLLPSLKALKIDGCPKLRYLPESLLCHATALKELYIDGAHSLREIQNHPSLTELILISNSRLERVSNFPRLKHLGVYDCEELKFVEGVDAVEHIQLPDREAEKSLPEWLVGADEEQPRFSLLHKLTLKNKIYRRGLPDWPLIF, from the coding sequence ATGGCGATGATCCTAGATGCCTTCGTCTCTCGATTGTGTTCGATGCTATTAACTTATGCAAAGGAAGAGGCAGTCAAGATCTTAGGTGTGCCTGATGAAATCAAGAAGCTCCGTAAGAGGTTAGAGAGGATACAGGATGTTCTCAATGATGCAGAGAATAGACGGCTTGAGAACAACCAGGCCATCAACCGTTGGCTGAACGAGCTGCGAGATCTCATGTACGAGGCAGACGACATCATCGATGAATGCCAGATCGAGGGCGAGAAGCTTCGTAGTTTAAACTCATCCTCATCTCGTCGTGCTGAGTCGGTACGTTGTTGCTACCCTCCTATTGCTTGCTTTCACAAAGTCGGATTCCGTCATGAGATTGGCAATAGAATTAGAAATCTCAACCGTGAGCTTGAACAACTTGCCAAGGACAAAGATGACCTCCATCTTACACCTGCTCGTCGTGAAGATCGCTATAAGAGTAGGATAAGCCGCAAGACATCTTCTATTGTTGAACCTGATCTTGTGGGAGAGAAAATTgaggatgatacgaggaggttGGCGGATTTGCTGATAAAGGAAGATAACAAAAAAATCCAAGTCTTTGCCATTGTTGGCATGGGGGGGATAGGAAAAACTACTCTTGCTCAGAAGATATATAATGATAAGAGGCTTCGGGACAACTTCAACCCAAAGTCACGGATTTGGTTGTGCGTGTCCCCAGATTTTTCCGAGTCCGATTTACTGAGATCTATCATAAAGCAAGCTGGAGGTGATCCTGCAGAGGCTAAGGAGAAGGAAGTGCTTGAACCCATGCTTAGCCAAGTCATCAAGAACAAGTTCTTCCTAGTCTTGGATGATGTTTGGGATGCGCAAGTATGGGATGACCTACTAAGAAAGCCCTTGCAGAGTGGTTTGGCAGATAGTAGAATCTTGATAACAACTAGAAACATAAACATTGCCAGACAGATGGGAGCAAGACAAATCCATAGGGTGGAGAAGTTGTCTCAAGAGGATGGTTGGTCATTAATATGCAGGATGGTATTTAAGGAATGTGAGGAAGGAGACAAGCATGTGTTAAGTGATGTCGGGATGAGAATTGTAGAGAAATGTGATGGCCTTCCGCTTGCTCTTCGGACTGTTGGAGGGGTTCTTCGAACTAAGGAGAAAAGGCATTCAGAATGGGATAAAGTTCTCTCTAGTCCAGCATGGTCATTTACAAAACTTCCAAAAGAGGAGATGGGTCCGCTATACTTGAGCTATCTAGATTTACCACCTCTTCTCAAGCAGTGCTTCACTTGCCCTTCATTATTTCCCGAGGGCTACCTAATTCCTCAAGATCTTTTTGTCAGTTGTTGTATTGCAGAGGGCTTTGTCACATCCGAAGACAATACGCCCTTGGAAGATGTGGCCGAAGGGTGTTGGAAGGAGTTGGTGCAAAGGAACCTTCTACAGCCAGATCCTGCATATTATGATCAATCAGTTTGCAGGATGCATGACCTCCTGCGATCTCTAGCTCAGCTCATAACAGGGGATGAGTGCTTTGTCGGAGATGCACAAGCAATTGAAAACAAGAtcacgtcctcctcctcctcattgGCATCAATAAAATTACGCCGTTTATCGATTGTAGATGAAAAATTAGAAACCATACCAGACTTTATAATGGAACAGACATCCTTGAGGAACCTGTCATTCTTCCATACCCCACTTATTTGTGATCTTCCAGAAAATCTCTTCAAAAAGCTGAGGAGTTTAAGGGTCCTCAACTTACGTGAAACAGCCATTAACAATCTCCCAACTTTCTTGGGAGATCTTGTGCACCTTAGGAGTCTTGATCTCTCTGATACTAACATAAGAGAGATACCGGAGAGTATAAGAAATCTTAGAAATCTCCAATTCCTGGCACTCGAGAATTGTAAATATTTGCATAACCTCCCTCGTGGTGTCGTGGGGTTAATCAATCTAAGGATTCTAGACGTCACGGGTGCACCACTTGAGGGTCTGCCTGTGGGAATAGGGAGACTGAAACAACTACGTTCACTTTGGGGTTTTGTAGCGAATGGTTACGAGGGCTGCACCTTAGAGGAGTTGAAATCCCTCTCCCAGCTCAGGTTTATTAGCATGGTCAAATTGGAGAGGGTATCAGACAAGGATGAAGCAGGAGCTGCAGCACTTAAAGCCAAGCCCCATCTCACAGttctatttctgcattgcaCGCTACCGAGTAGCTCTTCTAATGTGCAGCAGTCTCGTGCAAATGATTACGAGGAGGAAGATATCAAAAGAATAGGGGAGGTCTTCGAGGAGCTCTGCCCACCGCCATGCCTCGAACAGCTTACAATCAATGGCTACTTCGGCCGTGAGTTTCCCAGCTGGATGATGACACCCTCCTCGTCATCACTCCGCAACCTGCGATGGATGGATCTGAAGAATTGTGCTATATGCCAGCAACTTCCACCCTTGGGAATGCTGCCACAACTAGATTACCTCTGGATTGAAGGTGCTTCTGAAGTCACGAGCATCGGGCCTGAATTCTTGTTGCTGGCGGACTCTTGCTTCTCCTCCTACTTCCCCAAACTAGAGGCACTTGGATTTAAAAACATGACTAATTGGGAAGAATGGTGGTGgcggttggaggaggaggacaaCCAGACAACATCATTGCTACCTTCTCTCAAGGCATTGAAAATTGATGGATGTCCGAAGTTGAGGTACCTTCCGGAGAGCCTCCTCTGTCATGCCACCGCCTTGAAGGAGTTATATATTGATGGTGCCCACAGCCTGAGAGAAATACAAAACCACCCCTCTCTTACAGAATTGATCTTGATTAGCAACTCGAGGTTGGAGAGAGTGTCCAACTTTCCTAGACTCAAACACCTAGGCGTTTACGATTGTGAGGAATTGAAGTTTGTGGAGGGTGTGGATGCCGTGGAGCACATACAGCTCCCTGATCGAGAAGCAGAAAAGTCTCTCCCAGAGTGGTTAGTAGGTGCTGATGAAGAACAACCACGCTTCTCTTTGCTCCACAAGTTGACTCTCAAAAACAAAATCTATCGCCGAGGGCTGCCGGATTGGCCTCTAATCTTCTGA
- the LOC120105804 gene encoding uncharacterized protein LOC120105804, with protein MVAVLNASSLSSQLSVVQTLTGNNYVRWKRDIEIALGLLGLDFALEEQPSKPTDKSTIEYKAEYVKWERANRLCLKIIKRSISDSIMGAIPDHDNAKNFLDAIGQRFVESDKAETGDLMDKFMNMKYDGVCGVREYIMKMLHISSKLEALKVPIAEPFLIYHILNSLPSQFNQLKVAYNAQRDKWDLNDLIAVCAQEEYRIRR; from the coding sequence TCTTGAATGCCTCTTCCCTATCAAGCCAATTGTCTGTCGTTCAAACTTTGACTGGAAATAATTATGTGAGATGGAAACGAGACATAGAAATAGCACTGGGTCTCTTGGGTTTAGATTTTGCTTTGGAGGAGCAGCCTTCAAAACCAACAGATAAGAGCACTATCGAATACAAGGCTGAGTATGTCAAATGGGAAAGAGCTAACAGGCTATGTTTGAAGATTATCAAGCGTTCCATATCTGATTCCATTATGGGTGCTATACCGGACCACGACAATGCTAAGAATTTTTTGGATGCTATAGGACAGCGATTTGTTGAGTCCGATAAGGCTGAGACTGGGGACCTAATGGATAAATTTATGAATATGAAATATGATGGTGTTTGTGGAGTTAGGGAGTACATCATGAAAATGTTGCACATAAGTTCTAAATTGGAAGCCCTCAAAGTTCCCATTGCAGAGCCTTTTCTTATCTATCATATTCTTAATAGCCTTCCTAGCCAGTTTAATCAGCTTAAAGTTGCTTATAATGCCCAGCGTGACAAATGGGATTTGAATGATTTGATTGCTGTGTGTGCCCAAGAGGAGTATAGAATACGTCGTTAG